A region from the Metopolophium dirhodum isolate CAU chromosome 9, ASM1992520v1, whole genome shotgun sequence genome encodes:
- the LOC132952961 gene encoding pre-mRNA-processing factor 39, with translation MSSNSENFTEKPVHTENVYDDLEKLISSVAAEEKELKMKMEKKNSNGTDNKTQESNGLADLKNENELKNINELEDNSVAMKNENGNEEKKSDEDDNHLEFKDSQNNSEDGKEELELSEMIVCDEVAGDSDEDDNKIEVEATNANDKDKYEKDTKKIKKETKEKESNKKKYDKKSDSKSKDRSRKEDSKRVDKKRSRTPSKERSSKDSSLKKRSKTIDKEKESKKLRELDKFWQTVRDDPSDFIGWTYLLQYVDGAKNIEAAREAYDAFLDLYPYCYGYWRKYADYERKNGTKENCEKVFDRGLKAIPLSVDLWIHYMGYMKSAYPDDEDMIREQFERAVEACGIEFRSDRLWDHYIKFELECKQYSRVTDIYERLIATPTHGFLNNFECFKDYVKKYPKNKILEAVKFLELRKEVLAEIKEADAKKTHGRKIDSGSDSDDMADPMEQRTKEENLMKEKMIASRIVIHKHTAEMVALRLPYEEMIKRPYFHVKPLERSQIRNWKEYLEFEIGHGSYKRIVVLFERCLIACALYEEFWTKYVSYLESLESDDHEVKDRIEDIYIRACTVHHKNKPGINLTWALHLENNGQYDKAAQILDMLDSVSPDKKLIIQRRINLERRRNCNDRVCELYEHYISTANSSLTSILLTIKYARFVWKILHNTDRASEILLAEVEKINNVQKSSRLLLQLIEIKMSDNPMNISAVVKLIDSILTMKSIEVEQQVIFAQRKVEFLEEFGKDILLINRATTELKKYMKTYNESEKKAEVIDTKT, from the exons atgaaaatggaaaaaaaaaattcaaatggaACAGATAACAAAACACAAGAGTCAAATGGTTTAGCTGatcttaaaaatgaaaatgag cttaaaaatataaatgaattagaAGATAACTCAGTAGccatgaaaaatgaaaatggaAATGAAGAGAAAAAAAGTGATGAAGATGACAATCATCTTGAGTTTAAAGACAGCCAAAATAATTCTGAAGATGGTAAAGAAGAGCTAGAATTATCTGAAATGATTGTTTGTGACGAAGTAGCTGGTGATAGTGATGaa gatgataataaaatagaagTTGAAGCGACAAATGCTAATGATAAAGATAAGTATGAAAAAgataccaaaaaaattaaaaaagaaacaaaagaaaaagaaagcaataagaaaaaatatgataagaaatcag ATTCTAAGTCCAAAGATCGATCAAGGAAAGAAGATTCAAAAAGAGTTGATAAAAAACGTTCAAGAACACCAAGCAAAGAAAGATCAAGCAAGGATAGTTCATTGAAGAAAAGATCAAAAACT atTGATAAAGAAAAGGAATCCAAAAAACTTAGAGAACTTGATAAGTTTTGGCAAACTGTGCGTGATGATCCATCTGACTTTATTGGTTGGACCTACTTATTACAATATGTTGATGGAGCG AAAAATATTGAAGCTGCACGTGAAGCTTATGATGCCTTTTTAGATTTATATCCATATTGTTATGGTTATTGGAGAAAATATGCAGACTACGAAAGAAAAAATGGAACAAAAGAAAACTGCGAAAAA GTATTTGATCGTGGCTTAAAAGCTATACCATTGAGTGTTGACTTATGGATTCATTATATGGGTTATATGAAATCAGCATATCCAGACGATGAAGATATGATAAGGGAACAATTTGAAAGGGCAGTTGAAGCTTGTGGAATTGAATTtag ATCGGATCGATTATGGGATCATTACATTAAGTTTGAATTGGAATGCAAACAATATTCAAGAGTTACGGATATTTATGAACGCCTAATTGCTACCCCCACTCatggatttttaaataattttgaatg ttttaaagatTATGTTAAAAAGTatcctaaaaacaaaatattggagGCTGTTAAATTTTTGGAGTTAAGAAAAGAAGTATTAGCTGAGATTAAGGAAGCTGATGCTAAAAAAACCCATGGTAGAAAAATTGATTCTGGTTCTGACTCTGATGACATGGCAGATCCTATGGAACAA CGTACCAAGGAAGAAAATTTAATGAAAGAGAAAATGATTGCATCACGTATAGTAATACATAAGCACACAGCAGAAATGGTTGCATTACGATTACCCTATGAAGAAATG ATTAAACGGCCATACTTTCATGTAAAACCTTTAGAAAGATCTCAAATTAGAAACTGGAAAGaatatttagaatttgaaaTTGGCCATGGTTCATACAAACGAATTGTGGTGTTATTTGAAAGATGTTTAATTGCTTGTGCTCTTTATGAAGAATTTTGGACtaag TATGTAAGTTATTTAGAGAGTCTTGAATCCGATGACCATGAAGTTAAAGACCGTATAGAGGACATATACATTAGAGCATGCACTGTTCACCATAAGAATAAGCCTGGTATTAACTTAACGTGGGCTCtacatttagaaaataatg GACAATATGATAAGGCTGCTCAAATTCTAGATATGTTAGACAGTGTGTCCCCAGACAAAAAGTTAATAATCCAAAGAAGGATTAATTTGGAAAGACGAAGAAATTGTAATGATAGAGTATGCGAGTTATATGAACATTACATAAGTACAGCAAACTCTTCATTAACTTCTATCCTATTGACAATTAAATATGCTCGATTTGTTTGGAAA ATATTACACAATACTGATCGAGCTTCTGAAATTTTGTTGGCTgaagtagaaaaaataaat AATGTTCAAAAAAGTAGTCGTCTGCTGTTACAATTAATTGAAATCAAAATGAGCGACAATCCTATGAATATTTCAGCTGTAGTCAAACTGATTGATAGCATCTTAACCATGAAGTCCATCGAAGTCGAACAACAAGTTATTTTTGCGCAACGCAAAGTTGAATTCCTAGAAGAATTTGGCAAGGACATACTTTT GATAAACAGAGCTACAACAGAGTTGAAAAAGTATATGAAAACATACAATGAAAGTGAAAAAAAAGCAGAAGTTATAGACACTAAGACATAA
- the LOC132952962 gene encoding fumarylacetoacetase: protein MPMKSYIPYSSESHFPIENLPYGVFSTVDDSTHRIGVAIGDKILDLKYSKNVFDHPLCEVFQQPSLQSLMASNKNTWSQARKSIQSYLSIENCGNLENGVFWDQNEVKMHLPTTIGDFTDFFSSYYHAYNCGSLMTPNKPIADNWKNMPIAYHGRASSIRISGTPVVRPNSQYLKDGQVTFGPTEMLDYELEVAFFVGGSLNSLGEPIPTNKASDHIFGMVLLNDWSARDTQKWESYFLGPILSKNFITTISPWIVTMEALEEFKTDNFKQDPTPLKYLLHDIKYNFDINLNASVRDQKSQQTHSICNTNYKYMYWTPLQQIAHHTINGCNLQPGDLLSSGTISGPEEEQRACLIERTRGGKIFVDLGERKLKFFEDGDEVTLSGFCQGNGYRIGFGNCSSQILPAKNLA from the coding sequence ATGCCTATGAAAAGTTATATACCATACTCTAGCGAATCACATTTTCCAATAGAAAATTTACCATATGGTGTATTTTCAACTGTCGACGATTCAACACATCGAATAGGAGTTGCTATTGGTGATAAAATTCTGGATTTAAAATActccaaaaatgtttttgaccATCCTTTATGTGAAGTATTTCAACAGCCATCGCTTCAAAGTTTAATGGCTTCAAATAAGAACACGTGGTCCCAAGCTCGTAAGTCGATTCAATCTTACTTAAGCATTGAGAATTGCGGGAATTTGGAAAACGGTGTATTTTGGGATCAAAATGAAgtcaaaatgcatttgcccactacaataggtgattttactgattttttttcatcatattatCACGCTTACAATTGCGGTTCCCTCATGACACCTAATAAACCTATAGCAGATAATTGGAAAAATATGCCAATTGCATATCATGGTCGAGCATCATCAATTAGAATATCCGGTACACCAGTTGTTCGACCAAATAGCCAGTATTTAAAAGACGGACAAGTGACATTTGGTCCTACAGAAATGTTAGACTATGAACTAGAAGTGGCATTTTTTGTGGGGGGTTCATTGAATTCTTTGGGTGAACCAATACCAACCAATAAAGCTTCAGATCACATATTTGGTATGGTTTTATTGAACGATTGGAGTGCCAGAGACACACAGAAATGGGAATCATATTTTCTCGGGCCAATcctttcaaaaaattttattacaacCATTTCACCCTGGATAGTGACAATGGAAGCTTTAGAAGAATTCAAAACGGATAACTTTAAACAAGATCCAACGCCGTTGAAGTATTTACTGCATGACATTAAGTACAATTTTGACATCAATTTAAACGCAAGTGTCCGTGATCAAAAATCACAGCAAACTCATTCAATCTGTAACACCAACTATAAGTATATGTACTGGACTCCATTACAACAAATCGCTCATCATACCATTAATGGCTGCAATTTACAACCAGGCGATTTATTGTCATCTGGAACAATTAGTGGTCCTGAAGAAGAACAGCGTGCTTGTTTGATAGAGAGAACTCGCGgaggaaaaatatttgtagACCTAGGTGAAAGAAAGTTGAAATTTTTTGAAGACGGCGATGAAGTAACATTATCAGGATTTTGTCAAGGAAACGGATACAGAATTGGTTTTGGCAACTGCAGCAGCCAAATTCTTCCAGCAAAAAACTTAgcctaa